The sequence CGACAAGCCCCATATGGATTCTGTCCTCTGGAATGTGCGCCATTCCAAGATCATAGAGCTCTCTCGGAGGCCTGCCAGTTATGTCTTTTCCGTTGAGTATTACTTTACCTTTTTCTACTTTTCTCAACCCGCTTATGGCTTCTATAAGTTCCGTCTGCCCGTTGCCTTCTACGCCAGCGATTCCGAAGATTTCTCCAGCTCTTACTTCAAATGTAAGTCCTTTTACTGCGTCTTCGCCCCTATCTCCTTTCACCCATAAATCTTTTACTTCAAACACGGGTTTTCCAGGTTCTTTCGGTGGCTTCTCTATTTTGAGGACGACTTCTCTCCCAACCATCATTTTAGCCAGTTCTTTTGGAGAGGTCTTGCTTGTATTGACTGTTCCTATTACCTCTCCCTTTCTTAGAACGGTTACCCTGTCAGTTATCTCCATGACCTCTCTGAGCTTGTGGCTAATGAATATTATTGTTTTGCCCTGGATTTCAGCTTTCTGAGCACCTCAAAGAGTTCCTTGACTTCTATTGGTGTTAGCACTGCGGTTGGCTCATCCAAAATGAGAACGTCAACGTCTCTGTAGAGGGTTTTTAATATCTCAATTCTCTGCTGAACACCTACTGGAAGGTTTTCAACAGGCACATCTAGAGGAACTTGGAAGTTCAGCTCATCCATAAGTTTTTGTAATTTCTCTTTTGCTTTCTCAACATCTATCTTGGAGAAAAGACCGTGACCTTCCATTCCAAGTATGATGTTATGAAGCCCATCAAAAACATCAACGAGAGTAAAATGCTGGTGAACCATCCCAATTCCGTTTGCAAGGGCATCTGCTGGACTTTTAAATCTCACTTCCTTACCCTTAACAAAGATTTTACCCTCAGTTGGCTGGAGCATTCCAGAGAGGATTTTCATTAAAGTAGTTTTTCCAGCCCCGTTCTCACCTAACAAACCGTGAATCTCACCTTTTTTTACAGAGAAATCAACACCTTTTAGAGCCTTTGTTCCGTCTGGATATATCTTGACGATTCCTTTCATTTCGATAATCGGAACTTCTTCCATAGCGCACTCCCCCCAAGAAGCTGTAAAAGAAAGTTAAAAAGGGATAAGGGAAATCAGCTGCTTTCCCACTGCTTTGCTAATTCTTCCATTTCTTGCCATGTCTGGGCGTTTCTTATAGCCTCTATCTGGTCTTTAGTGGTTGCCATTGGGACTTTTATTTCTCCGCTCTTTATCTTTTCCTCAAGCTCTTTTACGGCATCCCAAATCCAGTCTGGAACTTGGTTTCTTGTCTCTTCAAGTTTGGCGAACAGCTCGTCTTCGCTTGTAAAGCCAAGCTCTTTAAGCTTCTGCTTCTTTGTCTCTTCTGGAAGTGAGTTGAACATCTCCTTGACATCATCGATTGTGCTTACTCCAACACCGCCTTCTTTGAGTCCGAGCTCCATTATTCCTCCTTGCCAGTTGCCCTTGATAGCCATCTCCACAGCCCTGTAAACACCGACGTCAACTCTCTTCATCATTGAAGCAATTATGACTCCAGGCTTAATCCAGTCTTGGGCTGAGTCAACACCAATTGCAAATGGGGGCCCCATTTCTTTTCCTTGGCTCTTGAGGTATTCATAAACGGCATCGAAGACTCCCAATCCTGTAGCACCTGCGATTTGGTAAATGACCCATGCGCCCTGACCGAGCTGAGCTTGGGCTGCGGTCTTACCCTTTGCAGGGTCGGTAAATGAACCAGTGTAGGTGTAAAGGATATCAATGTTGACGTCTTTTCCAGTCTTTTGCTTGTAGTAATCCTCAGCCCAAGCGACACCGAATCTGTATCCACCTTCGAATTTATACAGAACTGGGATTTCAACACCGAGGACGGCACCTACTTTGTCTTTGCCGTCGTTAGCTGCTATTAATCCCGCTAAAGCCCCGACAAGAGCTGAGCCCTCGTTTTCTTTAAAGAGAATGCTTACAACGTTTGGCTTGTCTGGGATGTAACCGTCGACAATGGCAAACTTTTGGTCAGGGAATTCATCAGCAACTTGCTTTACGGCATCAGTCATCATGAATCCAACGGCGATAATAAGGTCGTACTCTCCCTTTTGGGCGAGACTTCTAAGATTTGGTAAGTAATCGGATTCGCTGTTGCTTTGTACTTCCTTAAGTTCAAGGTTAAAGTCCTTTGCGGCCTTTGAAGCTCCAAGATATGCCATATCGTTGAAGCTCAAATCACCTCTTCCACCAACGTCGTAAACAACTGCAATTTTTCCCGCGTATTGGGAAATACTTGTTTGAGTTTCTGTGCTTTCTCCACCAATACAACCACTAATAGCAACACTAAGTAGTAAAATTCCTACTAAAAATGCTGCTAACTCTCTCTTCATGTAGATCGACCTCCCTGGGAGTTGTGTAGGGATACTGAAAAACAATTTAATATATACTTTGCGGTTGTTTTGAGTGAGTGCCTTAGGTTTTTAAAGAGGTTTAATTCTATTAACTGA comes from Thermococcus aggregans and encodes:
- a CDS encoding BMP family lipoprotein, giving the protein MKRELAAFLVGILLLSVAISGCIGGESTETQTSISQYAGKIAVVYDVGGRGDLSFNDMAYLGASKAAKDFNLELKEVQSNSESDYLPNLRSLAQKGEYDLIIAVGFMMTDAVKQVADEFPDQKFAIVDGYIPDKPNVVSILFKENEGSALVGALAGLIAANDGKDKVGAVLGVEIPVLYKFEGGYRFGVAWAEDYYKQKTGKDVNIDILYTYTGSFTDPAKGKTAAQAQLGQGAWVIYQIAGATGLGVFDAVYEYLKSQGKEMGPPFAIGVDSAQDWIKPGVIIASMMKRVDVGVYRAVEMAIKGNWQGGIMELGLKEGGVGVSTIDDVKEMFNSLPEETKKQKLKELGFTSEDELFAKLEETRNQVPDWIWDAVKELEEKIKSGEIKVPMATTKDQIEAIRNAQTWQEMEELAKQWESS